The genomic segment ATGTGATGAAGAATATTCTTTTGCATACGTTATTCGAAAGCATCCTCTATAATTTCAACATTTCCCTGTCCATCAATAGCGACAACTCCCAAAAAAGCCATTGGGATTTCGCCCTTTTTCTTTTCATACTTCATTAAATACAGCGATGCTGCGCGGCGAATTCGTTTCATTTGATGATGCGTGATCACTTCAATCGCACCGGCTAAAGCATGTTGTCCCCGAAATTTAACTTCGAAAAAGTAAAGCGACGTCCCTTTCTGAGCAATGATGTCGATCTCACCGACGGAAAAACGCACGTTGCGCTCAAGCACTGAAAACCCCTTTTGTTTTAAGGTGTTAGCAGCAAGCTCTTCCCCTTCATTCCCTTTTGCACGCATGATGAAAACTCCTGAGGCGTCACACTCTTGGGGAAAACCCCTTGCACGAGCTGAAAGCTCATGCTACGTGCTCATCTCTTTTTGTTTTGTCGCAAGAGGTGATTATGTCTCGTTTATGTCATGTGTGTCAGAAAGGTCCACTCTTTGGACACATTGTTTCACACGCCAATAACAAAACTCGTAAAGTTTCTGTTCCTAATTTGCAACGTGTCCGCATTCAACTCAAAACAGGTGAGGTACGACGCACCATTGTTTGTACACGTTGTCTTCGTTCTGGCTTAGTTACGAAGGCTGCTTAATTTTAGTTTCTCACTCTCTCCACTGAAATAACTCCCTTCACTCT from the Deltaproteobacteria bacterium RIFCSPHIGHO2_02_FULL_44_16 genome contains:
- a CDS encoding 50S ribosomal protein L28 → MSRLCHVCQKGPLFGHIVSHANNKTRKVSVPNLQRVRIQLKTGEVRRTIVCTRCLRSGLVTKAA